Genomic DNA from Desulfurispira natronophila:
GTGCCTTTCTGATATTGTCAGCCAGATAAAACCTATGGCCTTCCACCATCGCCCCCTGCCACCTATCGAGATCAGCCGGCTGGGAGAGTACGCCGCCGCCCACGGACTAATACACTATGCACGCCAGCAGAGTATTCTGTGAAGGTAACGTATTTGAAAAAAGTCGGACCCAAACGGGCTGCCCTTTTGCAGAGGCTTGGGTTAATGGAAGCAGAGGACTTGCTGTGGCACTTGCCCCGTGCCTATCAAGCTATTCGTCAAGATATCTCCATAGCTGCAGAAGGAGAAACTGTAGTGGTCTGTGGCAGCATCGCTGCCGTTCGCATTAACAACTATCGCCCTCCCTATCGAGCTACGTTACTAATACCACATGGTACGATAGAGCTGGTCTGGTTTTCAGGCTCCAGGGCTTACCTGGCAGAAAATTTTGCCGTAGGCGCTGAGATGTGCCTGCAGGGCGTACTACGCTCATACCGGGGAAACCTAACCATCACCCATCCTAAAATTCTCAAGGAGGCCCCACCGGAAGGTGTGCTGCCGCTTTACCCCCTGACGGAGGGTATTACTCAAGACACTATGCGGGAAATTTTTATTGCCAATCGCAATACTCTTCTCGATAAGTGCCAGGAGTTACTGCCTTCCCACATTGTAAAGCGCTACCGTCTTCCTGGGCTGCGAGAAAGCCTGGAAGCCTTGCACTTCCCCAACAGCCAGGATGAGAAGACTCTGCAAAGCCAGCGCAGTCGCTATCACAAGCGACTTATTTTTCAAGAGATTGTGCTGTTTGAACTGGGAAGAAAACTCGTAAACACTGCCCAGCGACTTCGCAGCGGAAAGGCTATAGCCACTCAGCTAACGAAGATTGTTCCAGATATCGAGCAAAAGCTTGGATTTCCGCTGACTGGTGGACAATTGAAAGTACTGGAAGAGATAGAGAGGGACCTACAAAGCTCATTACCTATGAATCGCTTGCTGCAGGGAGATGTGGGGTCGGGCAAGACTGCTGTAGCTCTCACCGCTATGGCGAGTGTGGTGCAACAGGGGCTACAGTGTGTACTCATGGCTCCTACAGAGGTGCTGGCCAATCAGCACTTTCGTCTTTTTGCAACTGTACTGGATGAGTTTTGCCAGGTGGGACTCCTCACTGGATCAATGCGGAAAAAAGAACGTGAGCAGGCCTACAGGGCTATTACAGATGGCAGTTGGAAAATAGTCATCGGTACACACGCCCTTTTTACCGATGGGGTTGACTTCTCTTCCCTGGGACTCTGTGTCATCGACGAGCAGCATCGCTTTGGTGTTGAGCAACGAGCTGCCCTGGGACGACGCAATCCCGGCGTCAATCAACTTTACATGAGTGCCACCCCTATTCCCCGCACTTTGGCTCTTACAGTATTCGGGGAGATGCCTATCTCTTCTTTGCAAACCGTCCCCTTTGGACGCAAGCCGGTGATGACTCGTTACTACCAGGGCAAAGCTCAGTACAAAAGGATCTTACAGGAAATTCAGCAGCAGCTGGAGGAAGGGGGCAGCATTTATATTGTGGCCCCCCTCATAGAGGAGAGCGAAAGCTTGGACCTAGCGGATGCAACGCGCATTCAGCTTGAGCTTCAAAAACCATTTGGCACCTTTGGAGTCGAACTTTTGCATGGCAAGATCTCCAGTGAAGCTCGTAACTCGATTATGGATCGTTTTACCAGCGGCCAGTCCCGAGTTCTGGTGGCTACAACTGTTATCGAAGTTGGTGTTGACAACCCCAATGCCAACTATCTGGTTATCTACCATCCGGAACGCTTTGGGCTGAGCCAGCTGCACCAGCTGCGAGGGAGAGTCGGTCGTGGCTATGAGCAAGGACATTGCGTGCTCTATTCTCCCAAGGGATGTGGCTCTGAGGCTCGGGAGCGCATTGCTGTACTGCTGGAGTCGCAAGACGGCTTTCATATTGCTCAGCAAGACCTGCAGCTGCGCGGTCCTGGGCAACTATTGGGAGTGCGCCAGTGGGGGATGCCAGAGTTCACGGTGGCTGATCCAGTAAGGGACACCAAGGCCTGGGAGTTTGCACGGCTAGAGGTTGCTGAAATTATCAACAGTGATCCAGCGCTTACCGCACCCGAAAATCGTCAATTGCGGGACTATTTCACCCGTAAGCAGATTCTGACAATCGTGCACTAAGCTGATACAGAGTGAACTCTTCACTTTATTTTTTAGTCATGGGTAAAACTACGTATACTCTGGTTTCAC
This window encodes:
- the recG gene encoding ATP-dependent DNA helicase RecG — protein: MKKVGPKRAALLQRLGLMEAEDLLWHLPRAYQAIRQDISIAAEGETVVVCGSIAAVRINNYRPPYRATLLIPHGTIELVWFSGSRAYLAENFAVGAEMCLQGVLRSYRGNLTITHPKILKEAPPEGVLPLYPLTEGITQDTMREIFIANRNTLLDKCQELLPSHIVKRYRLPGLRESLEALHFPNSQDEKTLQSQRSRYHKRLIFQEIVLFELGRKLVNTAQRLRSGKAIATQLTKIVPDIEQKLGFPLTGGQLKVLEEIERDLQSSLPMNRLLQGDVGSGKTAVALTAMASVVQQGLQCVLMAPTEVLANQHFRLFATVLDEFCQVGLLTGSMRKKEREQAYRAITDGSWKIVIGTHALFTDGVDFSSLGLCVIDEQHRFGVEQRAALGRRNPGVNQLYMSATPIPRTLALTVFGEMPISSLQTVPFGRKPVMTRYYQGKAQYKRILQEIQQQLEEGGSIYIVAPLIEESESLDLADATRIQLELQKPFGTFGVELLHGKISSEARNSIMDRFTSGQSRVLVATTVIEVGVDNPNANYLVIYHPERFGLSQLHQLRGRVGRGYEQGHCVLYSPKGCGSEARERIAVLLESQDGFHIAQQDLQLRGPGQLLGVRQWGMPEFTVADPVRDTKAWEFARLEVAEIINSDPALTAPENRQLRDYFTRKQILTIVH